Proteins encoded within one genomic window of Bernardetia sp.:
- a CDS encoding FecR family protein — MSKENIKLTDQQIEYIARYISKEPSELNEEQKIQVEKWRKEIPFFEKEFQNYARLWEESERFGNRMSEEYSPNIEKGWQVLSKKIQEYEAQKDVQQTTQKEWVKPSPAENKKAKSVSIFREIGKIAAALVIGLGLGWWINSSVSVSDNSLDNQIIVHQHSDTPLVLPDGSKIWLNKNATIAYNSDFGKFESTQKRNLKLTGEAFFDIARDEKHPFTIDVEGKAEVEVLGTSFNINPTKEKIEVTVASGKVNFKNNISHKSDKQQSILLTKGEKGILYDATANRPDSVSMLAKLEKNDDVNYLAWLNHRLVFENMQMQEVVSKVESYYNIRLKLENPNLKECRFTGTFDQTPLNDVLETLSFGANLQIRKSDSTTYLLSGSGCR; from the coding sequence ATGAGTAAGGAGAATATAAAGCTAACAGACCAGCAAATAGAATATATTGCAAGATACATTTCTAAAGAACCTAGTGAGCTAAACGAAGAACAAAAAATACAAGTAGAGAAATGGCGTAAAGAAATTCCTTTTTTTGAAAAAGAGTTTCAAAATTATGCTCGTTTGTGGGAAGAAAGTGAACGTTTTGGAAACAGAATGAGTGAAGAATATTCTCCCAATATAGAAAAAGGTTGGCAAGTATTGAGTAAAAAAATTCAAGAATACGAAGCTCAAAAAGACGTTCAACAAACAACTCAAAAAGAATGGGTTAAACCTTCTCCTGCTGAAAATAAGAAAGCAAAATCAGTTTCTATCTTTAGAGAAATTGGAAAAATTGCTGCTGCCTTAGTAATTGGCTTGGGATTGGGTTGGTGGATAAACTCTAGTGTTTCTGTTTCAGATAATTCGTTAGATAATCAAATTATTGTACATCAACATTCTGATACACCACTCGTTTTACCAGATGGTTCAAAGATTTGGCTCAATAAAAACGCAACGATTGCTTATAACTCTGATTTTGGAAAGTTTGAATCTACTCAAAAACGAAATCTTAAACTGACTGGAGAAGCATTTTTTGATATTGCTAGAGATGAAAAACACCCTTTTACAATTGATGTGGAAGGAAAAGCAGAAGTAGAAGTTTTGGGAACATCTTTTAATATCAATCCAACAAAAGAAAAAATTGAAGTTACGGTAGCTTCTGGAAAAGTTAATTTTAAAAATAACATTTCCCATAAATCAGACAAACAACAATCTATTTTACTGACAAAAGGCGAAAAAGGAATTTTATATGATGCAACTGCAAATCGTCCAGATTCTGTTTCTATGTTGGCAAAACTAGAGAAAAACGACGATGTCAATTATTTGGCGTGGCTCAATCATCGCTTAGTTTTTGAAAATATGCAAATGCAGGAAGTTGTTAGTAAAGTAGAAAGTTATTACAATATTCGTCTAAAGTTGGAAAACCCTAACTTAAAAGAATGTCGTTTTACAGGAACATTTGACCAAACACCTTTGAATGATGTTTTGGAAACGCTTTCATTTGGAGCAAATCTGCAAATAAGAAAATCTGATTCTACTACCTACCTGCTTTCAGGCTCTGGATGTAGGTAA